A single region of the Corallococcus macrosporus genome encodes:
- a CDS encoding serine protein kinase PrkA, with the protein MEAKGYLQEVGAQVSADFVKNRSILSFEEYLTLFFADPKGQSRNAAQYLRDVMDHYGTETVPHPTGTIRRFKVFDVPSAEHDGRVAGQEEVQNALYRILGNFVRAGRINKLIMLHGPNGSAKSSLVNALKQGMEDYSRQPQGALYRIAWVFPSEKLIKGSIGFGERAGAKTADGELTTYAHLDAEALDLRMPCELRDHPLFAVPPTERKALLEGALKKKGLGNGDGETGDFLLSDYVREGELCAKCRRIYTALLNSYGGDYLKVLRHVQVERFYVSRRYQVGTVTVEPQMSVDAAAQQISADRTQLNLPAALHSTVLFEPHGPLVHANRGLIEYADLLKRPLEAFKYLLGFSETGEVPLEPFVLQLDEVLIASSNEKHLNAFKELPDFASFKGRIELVRVPYLRRYKVEQEIYDAQITATSVGKHVAPHATEVAAMWAVLTRLKKPIPDRYPANVKPLVDQVAPAEKMHLYQEGGVPARLSSSNTKELLKLREEMYEESDAYPNYEGRSGASAREIKTALFNAAQNPDYKCLHALAVLEELHALCKDKSVYEFLLQEVMDGYHDHETFVRVVEGEYLDRVDSEVRDSMGLVSEGQYRELVERYIQSVSHWVRGEKMRNRVTGESEKPDEARMAEVEAIVMPQGEAPPDFRRGLIASIGAHRLDNPDGAMDYPRIFPDMFKRLRDHYFEERKRVLRKNKENILKYLSEDRAQLTPREQSQVQDTLKTMADRYGYCEFCAKDAILFLMRQRYA; encoded by the coding sequence GTGGAAGCGAAGGGCTATCTGCAGGAGGTGGGCGCACAGGTCAGCGCCGACTTCGTCAAGAACCGGTCCATCCTGTCCTTCGAGGAGTACCTCACGCTCTTCTTCGCGGACCCGAAGGGCCAGTCGCGCAACGCGGCGCAGTACCTGCGGGACGTGATGGACCACTACGGGACGGAAACCGTTCCGCACCCCACCGGCACCATCCGGCGCTTCAAGGTCTTCGACGTCCCGTCCGCCGAGCATGACGGCCGCGTCGCCGGGCAGGAGGAGGTGCAGAACGCCCTCTACCGCATCCTGGGCAACTTCGTGCGCGCCGGCCGCATCAACAAGCTCATCATGCTGCACGGCCCCAACGGCAGCGCGAAGTCCAGCCTGGTCAACGCGCTGAAGCAGGGGATGGAGGACTACTCCCGTCAGCCGCAAGGGGCGCTCTACCGCATCGCGTGGGTGTTCCCGTCGGAGAAGCTCATCAAGGGCTCCATCGGCTTCGGCGAGCGCGCGGGCGCGAAGACCGCGGATGGCGAACTCACGACCTACGCCCACCTGGACGCGGAGGCGCTGGACCTGCGCATGCCCTGCGAGCTGCGCGACCATCCGCTCTTCGCGGTGCCGCCCACGGAGCGCAAGGCCCTGCTGGAGGGCGCGCTCAAGAAGAAGGGGCTGGGCAACGGCGACGGAGAGACGGGGGACTTCCTCCTGTCCGACTACGTGCGCGAGGGCGAGCTGTGCGCCAAGTGCCGCCGCATCTACACGGCCCTGCTCAACTCCTACGGCGGGGACTACCTCAAGGTCCTGCGCCACGTGCAGGTGGAGCGCTTCTACGTGTCGCGCCGCTACCAGGTGGGCACGGTGACGGTGGAGCCGCAGATGAGCGTGGACGCCGCCGCGCAGCAGATCAGCGCGGACCGCACCCAGCTCAACCTGCCCGCCGCGCTGCACAGCACGGTGCTCTTCGAGCCGCATGGCCCGCTGGTGCACGCCAACCGCGGCCTCATCGAGTACGCGGACCTGCTCAAGCGCCCGCTGGAGGCGTTCAAGTACCTGCTGGGTTTCAGCGAGACGGGTGAGGTGCCCCTGGAGCCCTTCGTGCTCCAGCTGGACGAGGTGCTCATCGCGTCCTCCAACGAGAAGCACCTGAACGCGTTCAAGGAGCTGCCGGACTTCGCGTCGTTCAAGGGCCGCATCGAGCTGGTGCGCGTGCCGTACCTGCGCCGCTACAAGGTCGAGCAGGAGATCTACGACGCGCAGATCACCGCCACGTCCGTGGGCAAGCACGTCGCGCCGCACGCCACGGAGGTGGCCGCGATGTGGGCGGTGCTCACGCGCCTGAAGAAGCCCATCCCGGACCGCTACCCGGCCAACGTGAAGCCGCTGGTGGATCAGGTGGCGCCCGCGGAGAAGATGCACCTGTACCAGGAGGGTGGGGTGCCCGCGCGGCTGTCCTCGTCCAACACCAAGGAGCTGCTCAAGCTGCGCGAGGAGATGTACGAGGAGTCCGACGCGTACCCCAACTACGAGGGGCGCTCCGGCGCGAGCGCGCGGGAGATCAAGACCGCGCTCTTCAACGCCGCGCAGAACCCGGACTACAAGTGCCTCCACGCGCTGGCGGTGCTGGAGGAACTGCACGCGCTCTGCAAGGACAAGAGCGTCTACGAGTTCCTCCTCCAGGAGGTGATGGACGGCTACCACGACCACGAAACCTTCGTGCGCGTGGTGGAGGGCGAGTACCTGGACCGCGTGGACTCCGAGGTGCGCGACTCCATGGGCCTGGTGTCGGAAGGGCAGTACCGCGAGCTGGTGGAGCGCTACATCCAGAGCGTCAGCCACTGGGTGCGCGGGGAGAAGATGCGCAACCGCGTGACGGGCGAGTCGGAGAAGCCGGACGAGGCGCGCATGGCGGAGGTGGAGGCCATCGTGATGCCGCAGGGCGAAGCGCCGCCGGACTTCCGCCGGGGCCTCATCGCGAGCATCGGCGCGCACCGGCTGGACAACCCGGACGGCGCCATGGACTACCCGCGCATCTTCCCGGACATGTTCAAGCGCCTGCGCGACCACTACTTCGAGGAGCGCAAGCGCGTGCTGCGCAAGAACAAGGAGAACATCCTCAAGTACCTCTCCGAGGACCGCGCCCAGCTCACCCCGCGCGAGCAGTCCCAGGTGCAGGACACGCTCAAGACGATGGCGGACCGCTACGGCTACTGCGAGTTCTGCGCGAAGGACGCCATCCTGTTCCTGATGCGGCAGCGCTACGCCTGA
- a CDS encoding S1C family serine protease: MNRLLLGTPLLWALVSCASAPSQSSADTPVATHTQAPLRVERVLSRPEPTAQPTRKAMVRRILPLNVRLVTTEGGKVRRSASGVVIGTEAGESGPVSYVLTNAHAVEQGDLTDPVLKVVLDRRAETHEYAAEVVATGEVPDVDLALLRVTGVTWPVAELAADDEPEPGEDVVVAASPYGRALSISGGMVSQVEWDKQTKHPRMLKTDAPIGYGASGGGIFSMETGRLLAIVEGYRTAKVDFEVASQNFSFDVPMPGETFAAPSAKVRGFLRAKGFGRLLERSTEAGPQKTASR; the protein is encoded by the coding sequence ATGAACCGGTTGCTGTTGGGCACCCCCCTCCTGTGGGCCCTCGTGTCGTGCGCCAGTGCCCCGTCGCAGTCCTCCGCGGACACTCCGGTGGCGACGCACACGCAGGCCCCGCTCCGGGTGGAGCGGGTGCTGTCCCGGCCCGAGCCCACGGCGCAGCCCACGCGCAAGGCGATGGTGCGGCGCATCCTCCCGCTCAACGTGCGGCTGGTGACGACGGAGGGCGGCAAGGTGCGCCGCTCGGCGTCCGGCGTCGTCATCGGGACGGAGGCCGGTGAGTCCGGCCCCGTCAGCTACGTGCTCACCAACGCGCACGCGGTGGAGCAGGGCGACCTCACGGACCCCGTGCTCAAGGTCGTCCTGGACCGGCGCGCGGAGACGCATGAGTACGCGGCGGAGGTGGTGGCCACGGGTGAGGTGCCGGACGTGGACCTGGCGCTCCTGCGCGTGACGGGCGTGACGTGGCCCGTGGCGGAGCTGGCGGCGGACGACGAGCCGGAGCCCGGCGAGGACGTGGTGGTGGCCGCGTCCCCGTACGGCCGCGCGCTGTCCATCTCCGGCGGCATGGTGTCCCAGGTGGAGTGGGACAAGCAGACGAAGCACCCGCGCATGCTCAAGACGGACGCGCCCATCGGCTACGGGGCCTCCGGCGGCGGCATCTTCAGCATGGAGACGGGGCGGCTGCTGGCCATCGTGGAGGGCTACCGCACCGCGAAGGTGGACTTCGAGGTCGCGTCCCAGAACTTCAGCTTCGACGTGCCCATGCCCGGGGAGACGTTCGCCGCGCCCAGCGCCAAGGTGCGCGGCTTCCTGCGGGCGAAGGGCTTCGGCCGGCTGCTGGAGCGCTCCACGGAAGCGGGGCCCCAGAAGACGGCCAGTCGCTGA